The following DNA comes from Hordeum vulgare subsp. vulgare chromosome 3H, MorexV3_pseudomolecules_assembly, whole genome shotgun sequence.
atatccttctattttaactctattcatcacccagggtgtagaatagtttattcttcacccgagataatcttaTGATCAATTTATaaataacttatatttgaaatataaatagttacatttatattggaTGATTACTTCAAAtttgacaaaataaaaaaaatataggtcacaagaccagatttttttaaatttgttgTATAGTTTGCACTGtttttgtatgttcgtaattttacgtgacataagatATTTTTACGTTAATTATATTTTTTACGGTCActttttacgtataaaataaaataaaatttatggaacgtaaaattacggtgcattgatgttaaaagagaagggggtgaagaataactattctatttgaattaattgatCAAAGGGAAAAACATCTATGACACTAATGTGGATTATCTACATAAAATAGTGTTGCAGAAAGAACCAAACCTATAACATTAAATGAGGTCCACCTATAAAAAAGATATCTCTTTAGATTTTTGATATGCATATTTCTTTCTTGATAAGACTTACCATTAATAAATGGATGGTCTTATACAACTATCTATCCGCATAGTAAAGACAAAAGATTTCATTAATAAATGGAGCATTGTATATCTGCCTCACTATGCACATAAAATTAAATGATTTAAGAAAAAAAATCTATGACACTAATGAGTCTTATCTACAGAAAATATTGTGGCAGAAAGAACCTAATCTATTACATTGAATTGAGCCCACCTACAATCACATAATTCTTTTGATTCTCGATATACATAATTTTGCATATCCAACTATATATATCTGTGGAATAAAGAAAATAGATTTCATTAATAAATGGAGCATTGTATATCTCCCTATgatcaaagaaaaaaaatcttttacaCCAATGAGGCTTATCTAGAGAAATTATTGCCACAAAGAACCGAATCTAGGAATTGAATGAGGTCCACCTACAATCTCGAACTACTACTAGTATGCACATATATCCTTTTAAAATGCTAGCAATTAAATGTTGCTCACCATACCTTCTATATAATCCCAGCATCTGGATGCCCTTGAGCAAAGCAACACCATCAACTTAGTTTTGAGTTACTACTTTCATAGCCATGGAACACTTCTGTTTCCTGGTCATCCTCTCACTCTCTGCCTTGGCCATGGCCTTGCAGCTGACCACCCCCTGCAACGCTATACAAGCTCAACCGCAGCCGATCTACGACACAGATGGCCATGAACTAACAGGCAACAACCTGTACAACATCATGCCGGTGGGCCGGAATCTGAGCGACCAGTGCGTCTCTCCTAGCTCATTTCGGGAGGATCAATGTCGTGTGCGGGCGATTCTGACACCGTGCAAGCAGTTTCGTGGGACAGACGGCTACGTTCGGATCAGGCTGGCCGAGGTGAGCGACAGCTCCGACACGGAGGCGTTACCCCGCCTCTCTACCGACGTCGTGATCGATTTTCGCGGCGTGGTCACCTCGTGCGTGTACCCTCTCCAGTGGTACGTCCGTCCAGAGAACACGAAGCAGATGCACGTGACCGCCGGCCTCTTGACGGGGATGGAGGGATGCAAGACGCCGGCAGGAACATGCATGGCAGAGATTTTCATGTTCCGCGTTGAGAAGCACGGCGCGGGGTACAAGCTCATGTCGTGCCCCGATGCGCCGTGCCGCGATCTGGTGTTGCTCGACTACGCCGGACGCAGGTATCTGAcggtagagaaagacgggcgcGAGCCTCTGGTGGTCGTGTTCAAGAAGTTCCATCGCGTCACCTTGCCTCCTGCGAGTCATCCCCAACTAGGCTAGTGTCTATGCCACTATGTATGTGTACTTGCTTAACCGTTTGATGCGATGAATAAATTTCTAGCGAGTTGAAGCATGAAATAGTCCTATTTTGCTGGTGACCGTTCGATGCCAGCGGGGTAGCTAGTTGGTTTTTGCGACAAGTGGCAGCGTCGAGTGAACGCACCCTCCTCTCTTTCTGTGTGtctgttagagcatctccaatagctgCACAAAAGTTTCGCCTCCAATAAAAGTTTTAGCGTTTCATTGTAGTATTTTTATTGTGCGGGGACCAACTTTACTTTAGCAGACGTCCAAAAACGCGCGGCCGAAAAGCACGCGGTGTAAATTATGAAGCGCGTGCAAGCCGGCGCCCCAAATGTGTTGCACGCGACAGTGTTTTTCAGCGCGTGTCCAAAACTTTTCAACACACATACAATTTTACAGCCTCTGTTGAAGCTGTCCGGTGCTCAAAAAACAAATCGTTTAACGCGTGAAGCATTTTTTTTTACGTatgctggagatgctcttatgtcTCTGTTTCATGGGAGAAAATTATGGAAAGTGATCACGTGTGGGATTGCGATCGAACAGTTACATAGTAACACAAGGTTGCATCCACCGGCCGTGCGGTAACACAAGATTGCGATCGAACAGTTACATAGTTACGGCATAAGCACtccttgctttattagtaggtagagATTTTGCTCCTCCCCAAGAGTGCCTGGGCACCACGTGAGTGGGCTGAGGCCCATGCTGCCAACGGACGGATGAAAATTTACATGAACGGATGAAATTTTGTGAGTAAGAAGCATTAGCCCTTTATGATTAGGTAAAGATAAAAATAAAGGTAaatatatatatgtaaaaaagataaataaaaataaattaccTCATTTGATCGATTGTATCCTCTCTGGTTTATAGGGTTTatatctgaaatctcatcaaccaagctAGATGATGATTGAAGGAATGCATCTCGTAGTTTTCAAAATTActattttttggaaaaggaggttgaATCCCGGCCTTTGCCTCTGCAtcaatcaatcgatgcatgcagtcgTCTTATTAATTACTAGTTATATGCCCGTGCTACGCTACGGAGCCACATGAAAACAAGATTTAGCCGGGTTCGGTTATTCAAATAAATTCGGTCAAGACCTTCTAAAGTAACAAAAGAAACAACCAGTTATTCCATTTCTCATCACATCTATTAACATACATTTCTACTAATGATGCTACTATACACATCATTATTCTTATTTGCAAGGTAGGCCAAAATACTAATTATATGTTTACTTGTTGCATATAAGCATATCACATCATAATTTTATCTTTGTCCTATATTTCTAATGCGGAATTTTAGAATTGCAGTGCGTTCGAATCAACATTTGAGATTTCTCCACATATTACTATATCCCATTTAAAATGGTATGCGCCATATTGACAACATTCTAAAGCCATGCTTACATATGTGAGCGGACTTGAATCAACATAAGCCAAGCTGCAATCTACGAAAATGTGATGTTATAGTTAAAAGAACATAAGGACGGGTAGATGAGATAATAAGCCGGGGGTTTAATACATctcaaagatttagtgtctaTCATATCATTTCACACCATTTGGCACCATAAGTTGCACGGAAAGATTGATAAAAATATGCAATGAGAAAAAGGAAGAAAGATAGAGCACGTTAATGCAAGGCGTTGGATGGTACCCAAAGATGATTAGCCACACATGAAAGTTTCCATCGAAAGTGTATGATATATAATTTTTGCAGGAGAGAGTATGATATATGTTCAACATGCTACCACCAAGGGTTAATGAATCAAAATTTTAGTGATTACAGATATTTGTTTTGGAGGAAGACCCATTTGCATCTACTATCTAACCTAATCATGGAGCGTGGTCGTGTTGAAGGCCGCCCTAACGGTCCTCATAGCTCTGGAGGGAGCTTGAGTGTGACCTCCATGCAGTGTTCGCATCGACGACAACAACCAAGGCCAATGTGCATGACTACATAGACCGGGTGCTCGCGCTCGACACCGCATACACACCGCCTTTGTTCTCCAACATCGTTGAGCCTACACCCTGACGTCTCCCCGATGTCGTCGATCCTGCATCGAGATGAAACTACTTTGTGAAGCATTGCAGTCCTGTCCAGGACGCGTTGGTCGTTGTCGCCTAGAGTGGCGACATTCCTCCTGCACTTCTATTGTTAGATTTCCTCGGGATAAAGCTGGACAAAGTTGGACGGTCCGACCAGGCTTTTGGGCTCGTTCCAGCGCGGGCCTGGGGGATAAGAGCAAGTCGAGTCATCTGAGTACCCAATTCCTATTCAGCGCTTAAGGCGCTTGCTTTATCGGTAGCTGGTAGCTTTTCCCTTAGTTACATAGTTGGGCTGGCCCATTTAAGTTCTCCCACCTATTTTGGGAACCCTCGGTTTCCTATAGTAGGGTTTTCCTGGGTTTTTCTAGGATGCTTTTATCATTTTTTTAATTTCACAAAAGAATGATTTCAAATTCTTGACTTTTTAActttgcaaacatttttcaaattcctgaaGATTTTTAAAAATCACAAACttatttcaaattcatgaacattttttaaaatttgcaaacttctttcaaattcatgattttttgttTAAATGCGTGACTTTATTCAAATTCATAACCTTTTTCAAATTCGGTAActtttttgtcccggttcgtttgCTCCAATTCTCTTTTGAACCCAGCAAATTTGTTTAGGGAAGAGCACAAAACCCATCTAAGTGAGAGTAGTCAATTTGGTCCGCTAACTAAACAGCCCGATTATGTAAGAAGCTTGACCTAAGCAACATTGTAAGCGTGCATACCACTCATCAAAAGAAAAACGTACGGTCGCTTGCATCCATCCACCGTGCCACCGCCAGCGTACGCAAACTGCACGCACAAACTCATCCATGAAGTCGTCGTTGTCCTCCCGATCGAGCTGTCCCCGACGACGCCGTCCTCTCCTCGGCTCCTCGGCTACTCGGCCATGCATTGCGGCTGCACACGTACTTCAGCCCCGCCGCTTCTGCGCCtgcgcatgcatgcacgcatgccgcAGACCACACCTCCCACCTATGCCCTCGCCGCCCTGCGCACGCACTCACGGTCGCCAAGCTCCTATCCTGCTCATGGTCATGGTGTCCGCGGTTCCGCGTTGTCGACCTGCACCCCCGTTGTGGTACTTCTCCTCCTTGACGACCATGTCCACGAGCACGCCTCCAGGATGTTCTAGTGCTCTGCCTCCATGACCACGTTCCGCGCCTACCTAGCATTGCCCAGCGCCGCCAGCGACGGCGAGCCAACTCGGGCTCCGTCTGAGCCTCTTATTGGCGCTCACCGTAGCACCAAGCTGAGCCCGACCATGCTCGTCATCGGCCAGCTTTCGGCTGCTTGGTACGGTTGGATAACttgacatgtggttttgattaggaGGAGCAGTCGTCGCTGCCATCCATAAGGGCAGGGCCGGGCCGGCCAAACCCGGGGCCCTGTGCGAAAATACAAACGAGACCCTATGTctcaaaaaaataaactagcatgtttTTATAATGTATATATATCTtatagaattttttaaaaattatactcccttcgttcctaaatataagtcttttaagcgatttcattaaaggtctacatacggagaaaaatgattgaatatatactctaaagtatgtctatatacatccgtatgtagtccactagtgaaatctctacaaaagacttatatttaggaacggagggagtacttatcaCTAATCCCACACAATGGCGGCAAGGGCACACAACGGCGgagactaatcactaatcccgcgtacgagcTAATTACGGGATGAGGCAACGCACAAGCGAGGAGGTTAGCCCCGGTCTGGCCACTAGTGGGCTTCACATAggactttttttctttttccaaaTTTCACGCTCAGAAAATAGAGAGGGCCTAGTACTACGCTAATTCTATACTACCTGCTGCATGGCCACTCGATCGCTGGCTGCACTGCTAGCCTCCTCCAGCACCGGAGCAGGCCCAGTAACACATTTTTTAGTACTAGCCTATGTAAAAAACTGAGGGGCCCTTGGAATATGGGGCCCTGTGCGGGCCGCACTTTTAGAACCACTGTAGGCCCGGGCCTGCATAagggcaagtacaataaggtgctcatatatttttattgagttggatgaaagagaagaggagagaaaagGAAAGCGGGCTTTTCGTGAATAGTCAGctttagcacgtgctcctaggtgcttcgtGAGAATGAAAGATATGCCATATATGATAaatgta
Coding sequences within:
- the LOC123441039 gene encoding alpha-amylase/subtilisin inhibitor-like, producing MEHFCFLVILSLSALAMALQLTTPCNAIQAQPQPIYDTDGHELTGNNLYNIMPVGRNLSDQCVSPSSFREDQCRVRAILTPCKQFRGTDGYVRIRLAEVSDSSDTEALPRLSTDVVIDFRGVVTSCVYPLQWYVRPENTKQMHVTAGLLTGMEGCKTPAGTCMAEIFMFRVEKHGAGYKLMSCPDAPCRDLVLLDYAGRRYLTVEKDGREPLVVVFKKFHRVTLPPASHPQLG